In Cheilinus undulatus linkage group 24, ASM1832078v1, whole genome shotgun sequence, a single window of DNA contains:
- the LOC121505972 gene encoding neuronal acetylcholine receptor subunit alpha-2-like encodes MEKKRDLTSLYCAWIVINFALSDDWTHLHTEDDLFRSLFGGYSKWTRPARNVTDVVIVKFGLSIAQLIDVDEKNQMMTTNVWLKQEWTDYKLQWTPSDFDNVTSIRVPSELIWVPDIVLYNNADGEFAVTHMTKAHLFHTGRVRWVPPAIYKSSCSIDVTFFPFDQQSCKMKFGSWTYDRAKIDLEPIEDTVDLKDYWESGEWAIVNAVGTYNTKKYDCCHEIYPDITYYFVIRRLPLFYTINLIIPCLLISCLTVLVFYLPSDCGEKITLCISVLLSLTVFLLLITEIIPSTSLVIPLIGEYLLFTMIFVTLSIVITVFVLNVHHRSSATHRMPRWVRKLFLTAVPRWLCMKRPVHRRRLLADKLPLRTSGRSRFTSTWITQESDIDLHGYENENFCHSSHRLDILDTGDKIKYCDLHSYKNTDHFRLKIASRQRISSLSPPSTRCLSYTILPQRQSTFSLDWDSPPVEQGTIQSTPATVLSPAVVSALEGVTYIAEHLRAEDADFSVKEDWKYVAMVVDRIFLWMFIIVCLLGTIGLFLPPWLSGMF; translated from the exons atggagaagaaaagggatttaacATCGCTTTATTGCGCCTGGATCGTCATTAATTTCG CTCTCTCTGATGACTGGACTCATCTCCACACTGAGGACGATCTCTTCAGGAGTTTGTTCGGAGGTTATAGTAAGTGGACGCGTCCGGCGAGGAACGTCACCGATGTGGTCATCGTGAAGTTCGGCCTCTCCATCGCTCAGCTCATAGACGTG gatgaaaaaaatcagatgatGACGACAAACGTTTGGCTGAAACAG GAGTGGACGGACTACAAGCTGCAGTGGACTCCCTCAGACTTCGACAACGTGACGTCCATCAGAGTCCCCTCTGAGCTCATCTGGGTGCCTGATATCGTCCTCTACAACAA TGCAGACGGGGAGTTCGCCGTCACCCACATGACCAAAGCCCACCTGTTCCACACTGGTCGAGTCCGCTGGGTCCCCCCGGCCATCTACAAATCCTCATGCTCCATCGACGTCACCTTCTTCCCGTTTGATCAGCAGAGCTGCAAGATGAAGTTTGGATCATGGACTTACGACCGCGCCAAGATCGACCTGGAGCCGATAGAAGACACGGTGGACCTGAag GATTACTGGGAGAGCGGAGAGTGGGCAATCGTCAACGCCGTAGGAACCTACAACACCAAAAAATATGACTGCTGCCACGAGATCTACCCGGACATCACCTACTACTTCGTCATCCGCCGCCTCCCGCTCTTCTACACCATCAACCTCATCATCCCGTGCCTCCTCATCTCCTGCCTCACCGTCCTCGTCTTCTACCTGCCGTCAGACTGCGGCGAGAAGATCACGCTGTGCATCTCCGTGCTGCTGTCGCTCACTGTCTTCCTGCTGCTCATCACGGAGATCATCCCGTCCACATCGCTGGTCATCCCGCTCATTGGCGAGTACCTGCTCTTCACCATGATCTTCGTCACGCTGTCCATCGTCATCACCGTGTTTGTGCTCAACGTGCACCACCGCTCGTCAGCCACTCACAGGATGCCGCGGTGGGTCCGGAAGCTTTTCCTGACTGCGGTGCCTCGGTGGTTGTGCATGAAGCGTCCAGTTCACAG GCGGCGTCTCCTCGCGGATAAACTCCCCCTTCGGACCTCAGGACGCTCCCGCTTCACCTCCACGTGGATCACTCAGGAGTCAGACATCGATCTTCATGGTTACGAGAATGAAAACTTCTGCCACAGCAGCCACCGGTTGGACATCCTAGACACAGGAGATAAAATCAAATACTGTGATCTTCACAGCTACAAAAACACGGATCATTTCAGGTTGAAGATAGCAAGTCGACAGAGGATTTCTTCCCTCTCGCCTCCATCCACTCGATGTCTCAGTTACACCATCCTCCCACAGAGACAGTCCACCTTCAGCTTGGACTGGGACAGCCCTCCTGTGGAGCAGGGGACAATCCAGAGCACACCGGCCACTGTTCTGTCTCCTGCGGTGGTTTCAGCCTTAGAGGGGGTCACCTACATCGCTGAGCATCTTAGAGCTGAGGACGCAGACTTCTCA GTGAAAGAGGATTGGAAGTACGTGGCAATGGTGGTTGACCGGATCTTCCTCTGGATGTTTATCATCGTGTGTCTGCTCGGGACAATCGGACTCTTTCTGCCCCCGTGGCTCTCTGGGATGTTTTAG